One Clarias gariepinus isolate MV-2021 ecotype Netherlands chromosome 18, CGAR_prim_01v2, whole genome shotgun sequence genomic window carries:
- the hikeshi gene encoding protein Hikeshi isoform X1, with translation MFGCLVAGRLVQTDAQQVAGDKFVFNLPDYENVNHVVVFMLGTVPFPAGMGGAVYFSFPDPAVGQVWQLLGFITNEKPSAIFKISGLKAGEGGTHPFGMMAAPQATSVAQVGVSVEPLDQLAQQTPVSNATVSTVDSFKQFTQKMLESLYNFTSSFALSQAQMTPNPSEMFIPASSILKWYENFQRRMVQNPNFWKT, from the exons ATGTTCGGGTGTCTGGTAGCAGGCAGATTG GTCCAGACCGATGCCCAGCAGGTCGCTGGAGATAAGTTTGTGTTCAACCTGCCGGATTATGAGAATGTGAACCATGTGGTGGTGTTCATGCTGGGCACGGTGCCTTTCCCTGCTGGCATGGGAGGTGCTGTTTACTTCTCCTTCCCTGATCCCGCTGTGGGCCAGGTGTGGCAGCTGCTTGGCTTCATCACCAATGAAAAGCCAAGTGCCATCTTTAAAATCTCTGGCCTGAAAGCTG GTGAAGGCGGAACTCACCCGTTCGGTATGATGGCTGCCCCACAGGCCACCTCAGTGGCTCAGGTCGGTGTTTCCGTCGAACCCCTCGACCAGCTTGCTCAACAGACTCCGGTTTCCAATGCAACTGTCTCCACCGTGGATTCTTTCAAACAG TTCACCCAGAAGATGTTGGAGAGCCTGTACAACTTTACCTCCTCCTTCGCTCTGTCACAAGCTCAGATGACACCAAACCCCTCGGAAATGTTCATTCCAGCCAGCTCAATCCTTAAATG GTATGAAAACTTTCAGAGACGAATGGTGCAGAATCCAAACTTCTGGAAGACATGA
- the hikeshi gene encoding protein Hikeshi isoform X2: protein MLGTVPFPAGMGGAVYFSFPDPAVGQVWQLLGFITNEKPSAIFKISGLKAGEGGTHPFGMMAAPQATSVAQVGVSVEPLDQLAQQTPVSNATVSTVDSFKQFTQKMLESLYNFTSSFALSQAQMTPNPSEMFIPASSILKWYENFQRRMVQNPNFWKT from the exons ATGCTGGGCACGGTGCCTTTCCCTGCTGGCATGGGAGGTGCTGTTTACTTCTCCTTCCCTGATCCCGCTGTGGGCCAGGTGTGGCAGCTGCTTGGCTTCATCACCAATGAAAAGCCAAGTGCCATCTTTAAAATCTCTGGCCTGAAAGCTG GTGAAGGCGGAACTCACCCGTTCGGTATGATGGCTGCCCCACAGGCCACCTCAGTGGCTCAGGTCGGTGTTTCCGTCGAACCCCTCGACCAGCTTGCTCAACAGACTCCGGTTTCCAATGCAACTGTCTCCACCGTGGATTCTTTCAAACAG TTCACCCAGAAGATGTTGGAGAGCCTGTACAACTTTACCTCCTCCTTCGCTCTGTCACAAGCTCAGATGACACCAAACCCCTCGGAAATGTTCATTCCAGCCAGCTCAATCCTTAAATG GTATGAAAACTTTCAGAGACGAATGGTGCAGAATCCAAACTTCTGGAAGACATGA